In the genome of Bradysia coprophila strain Holo2 unplaced genomic scaffold, BU_Bcop_v1 contig_232, whole genome shotgun sequence, one region contains:
- the LOC119076144 gene encoding uncharacterized protein LOC119076144 isoform X3: MRKFFVSVIRPIQLQIEMVHVNSFLGCAKIETGGKIVAFLQIITYAIVLILFLAAICLAPVSEQTERMILKDDQIVAEIESKPSATVLVLIAIFITAACIAIVVIACRSFNAINTRNHTRMFEMMALMFAITCFYLYVFFIQLWLWPSLCLGALIAAAYNFYLFIVVYSLYRVFRKEHEQEAIRQLQSKTETNV; this comes from the exons ATGAGGAAATTCTTTGT tAGCGTGATCAGACCAATTCAATTACAAATCGAAATGGTGCACGTAAATTCGTTCTTGGGTTGTGCGAAGATCGAAACTGGAG GCAAAATTGTCGCATTCCTGCAAATAATAACCTACGCAATTGTCTTGATTTTATTCTTAGCCGCCATCTGTCTCGCTCCGGTTAGCGAGCAAACCGAAAGAATGATACTCAAAGACGACCAAATTGTGGCAGAAATCGAATCGAAACCTTCTGCTACTG TTCTAGTTCTAATTGCAATATTCATTACGGCCGCTTGTATTGCAATTGTGGTGATCGCCTGTCGAAGTTTTAACGCAATCAACACA CGAAATCACACCCGTATGTTTGAGATGATGGCGTTGATGTTTGCGATTACATGTTTCTACCTCTACGTCTTTTTCATACAGCTCTGGTTATGGCCATCTCTATGCTTAGGGGCATTGATCGCTGCTGCATACAATTTTTACCTGTTCATCGTTGTGTATTCCCTCTACAGAGTATTCCGAAAGGAACACGAACAGGAAGCTATACGACAACTGCAATCAAAGACCGAGACAAACGTTTAA
- the LOC119076144 gene encoding uncharacterized protein LOC119076144 isoform X2 codes for MLVFRRLWTRFFVGIFFQSVSLIRSEKIVKQTFSVIRPIQLQIEMVHVNSFLGCAKIETGGKIVAFLQIITYAIVLILFLAAICLAPVSEQTERMILKDDQIVAEIESKPSATVLVLIAIFITAACIAIVVIACRSFNAINTRNHTRMFEMMALMFAITCFYLYVFFIQLWLWPSLCLGALIAAAYNFYLFIVVYSLYRVFRKEHEQEAIRQLQSKTETNV; via the exons ATGTTAGTTTTCCGAAGACTGTGGACGCGATTTTTCGTCGGTATATTCTTTCAGTCAGTCAGTTTAATTCGATCggagaaaattgtgaagcagaCTTt tAGCGTGATCAGACCAATTCAATTACAAATCGAAATGGTGCACGTAAATTCGTTCTTGGGTTGTGCGAAGATCGAAACTGGAG GCAAAATTGTCGCATTCCTGCAAATAATAACCTACGCAATTGTCTTGATTTTATTCTTAGCCGCCATCTGTCTCGCTCCGGTTAGCGAGCAAACCGAAAGAATGATACTCAAAGACGACCAAATTGTGGCAGAAATCGAATCGAAACCTTCTGCTACTG TTCTAGTTCTAATTGCAATATTCATTACGGCCGCTTGTATTGCAATTGTGGTGATCGCCTGTCGAAGTTTTAACGCAATCAACACA CGAAATCACACCCGTATGTTTGAGATGATGGCGTTGATGTTTGCGATTACATGTTTCTACCTCTACGTCTTTTTCATACAGCTCTGGTTATGGCCATCTCTATGCTTAGGGGCATTGATCGCTGCTGCATACAATTTTTACCTGTTCATCGTTGTGTATTCCCTCTACAGAGTATTCCGAAAGGAACACGAACAGGAAGCTATACGACAACTGCAATCAAAGACCGAGACAAACGTTTAA
- the LOC119076144 gene encoding uncharacterized protein LOC119076144 isoform X4 — translation MVHVNSFLGCAKIETGGKIVAFLQIITYAIVLILFLAAICLAPVSEQTERMILKDDQIVAEIESKPSATVLVLIAIFITAACIAIVVIACRSFNAINTRNHTRMFEMMALMFAITCFYLYVFFIQLWLWPSLCLGALIAAAYNFYLFIVVYSLYRVFRKEHEQEAIRQLQSKTETNV, via the exons ATGGTGCACGTAAATTCGTTCTTGGGTTGTGCGAAGATCGAAACTGGAG GCAAAATTGTCGCATTCCTGCAAATAATAACCTACGCAATTGTCTTGATTTTATTCTTAGCCGCCATCTGTCTCGCTCCGGTTAGCGAGCAAACCGAAAGAATGATACTCAAAGACGACCAAATTGTGGCAGAAATCGAATCGAAACCTTCTGCTACTG TTCTAGTTCTAATTGCAATATTCATTACGGCCGCTTGTATTGCAATTGTGGTGATCGCCTGTCGAAGTTTTAACGCAATCAACACA CGAAATCACACCCGTATGTTTGAGATGATGGCGTTGATGTTTGCGATTACATGTTTCTACCTCTACGTCTTTTTCATACAGCTCTGGTTATGGCCATCTCTATGCTTAGGGGCATTGATCGCTGCTGCATACAATTTTTACCTGTTCATCGTTGTGTATTCCCTCTACAGAGTATTCCGAAAGGAACACGAACAGGAAGCTATACGACAACTGCAATCAAAGACCGAGACAAACGTTTAA
- the LOC119076144 gene encoding uncharacterized protein LOC119076144 isoform X1, whose translation MLVFRRLWTRFFVGIFFQSVSLIRSEKIVKQTLYFLELISVIRPIQLQIEMVHVNSFLGCAKIETGGKIVAFLQIITYAIVLILFLAAICLAPVSEQTERMILKDDQIVAEIESKPSATVLVLIAIFITAACIAIVVIACRSFNAINTRNHTRMFEMMALMFAITCFYLYVFFIQLWLWPSLCLGALIAAAYNFYLFIVVYSLYRVFRKEHEQEAIRQLQSKTETNV comes from the exons ATGTTAGTTTTCCGAAGACTGTGGACGCGATTTTTCGTCGGTATATTCTTTCAGTCAGTCAGTTTAATTCGATCggagaaaattgtgaagcagaCTTtgtatttcttagaattaat tAGCGTGATCAGACCAATTCAATTACAAATCGAAATGGTGCACGTAAATTCGTTCTTGGGTTGTGCGAAGATCGAAACTGGAG GCAAAATTGTCGCATTCCTGCAAATAATAACCTACGCAATTGTCTTGATTTTATTCTTAGCCGCCATCTGTCTCGCTCCGGTTAGCGAGCAAACCGAAAGAATGATACTCAAAGACGACCAAATTGTGGCAGAAATCGAATCGAAACCTTCTGCTACTG TTCTAGTTCTAATTGCAATATTCATTACGGCCGCTTGTATTGCAATTGTGGTGATCGCCTGTCGAAGTTTTAACGCAATCAACACA CGAAATCACACCCGTATGTTTGAGATGATGGCGTTGATGTTTGCGATTACATGTTTCTACCTCTACGTCTTTTTCATACAGCTCTGGTTATGGCCATCTCTATGCTTAGGGGCATTGATCGCTGCTGCATACAATTTTTACCTGTTCATCGTTGTGTATTCCCTCTACAGAGTATTCCGAAAGGAACACGAACAGGAAGCTATACGACAACTGCAATCAAAGACCGAGACAAACGTTTAA